One window of Elaeis guineensis isolate ETL-2024a chromosome 11, EG11, whole genome shotgun sequence genomic DNA carries:
- the LOC105053743 gene encoding serine carboxypeptidase-like 34, whose product MGVFSSSLFLPLLLFLCYYSTVVESSELDNDFVEQQEADRVFSLPGQPPVKFKQYAGYVTVNETHGRALFYWFFEATHDVQNKPLVLWLNGGPGCSSIGYGEAEELGPFLTQKGWPEIKLNKYSWNKEANLLFLEAPVGVGFSYTNTSSDLQNLGDKITAIDSYNFLVNWFKRFPQFKSHDFYITGESYAGHYVPQLAEKIIDENKKASEDDYINLKGFMIGNAAIDDDSDQWGMIDYAWDHAVISDQLYEKVKKSCNFSDQNVSLACNNALDEYFAVYKIIDMYSLYVPVCVNQNTYATSKKHFNVVGSASKHFSKYRAWHQKPSGYDPCQSEYTEVYFNRPEVQKALHANVTGIGYPWTHCSDAINDWNDAPASVLPILRKLINAGLRVWVYSGDTDGRVPVTSTRYALNKLGLKTVQEWSPWYHHKQVGGWTIIYEGLAFVTIRGAGHQVPTFTPGQALQLLAHFLANQDLPSTAF is encoded by the exons ATGGgtgtcttctcctcttctctcttccttcccctcctactCTTCTTGTGCTACTACTCGACTGTCGTTGAATCAAGTGAATTAGACAATGATTTCGTCGAGCAGCAAGAGGCCGACCGCGTGTTCAGTCTTCCCGGTCAGCCGCCGGTCAAGTTTAAGCAGTATGCCGGCTATGTTACAGTCAACGAGACCCACGGGAGGGCGCTCTTCTATTGGTTCTTCGAGGCCACTCATGACGTCCAGAACAAGCCTCTCGTCCTATGGCTTAATGGAG GGCCTGGTTGTTCGTCCATTGGGTACGGAGAGGCAGAGGAGCTTGGGCCATTCTTAACGCAAAAAGGTTGGCCGGAGATAAAACTCAACAAGTATTCCTGGAACAAAG AGGCCAATTTGCTATTTCTGGAGGCCCCAGTTGGTGTGGGGTTCTCTTATACAAATACGAGCTCTGATTTGCAGAACCTTGGAGATAAGATTACTG cTATCGACTCGTACAACTTCCTTGTGAATTGGTTTAAGAGATTCCCACAGTTCAAGTCTCATGACTTCTACATTACTGGAGAAAGTTATGCAG GGCATTATGTTCCTCAACTTGCTGAGAAAATCATAGATGAAAACAAAAAAGCATCAGAGGATGATTATATAAATCTCAAAGGATTCATG ATAGGAAATGCCGCAATAGACGACGACTCCGATCAGTGGGGGATGATCGACTATGCCTGGGACCATGCAGTCATTTCTGATCAACTGTACGAGAAAGTGAAGAAGAGCTGTAATTTCAGCGACCAGAATGTTAGCCTGGCTTGCAATAATGCATTGGACGAATACTTTGCTGTTTATAAGATCATCGACATGTATAGCTTGTATGTTCCTGTTTGTGTTAACCAGAACACTTATGCCACCTCTAAAAAACACTTCAACGTCGTAGGCTCTGCTTCTAAGCACTTCTCCAAATAT AGAGCGTGGCATCAGAAGCCGTCCGGCTACGATCCCTGCCAGTCAGAGTATACTGAGGTATACTTTAATCGTCCAGAGGTCCAGAAAGCCTTGCATGCCAACGTTACAGGTATTGGGTACCCCTGGACTCATTGCAG TGATGCGATCAACGATTGGAATGATGCGCCAGCATCTGTGCTCCCCATCCTGCGTAAACTCATCAATGCTGGCCTTAGAGTGTGGGTTTACAG TGGTGATACTGATGGAAGAGTTCCAGTCACGTCGACAAGGTACGCATTGAACAAGCTTGGCCTCAAAACTGTTCAGGAATGGTCACCATGGTACCATCATAAACAG GTTGGTGGGTGGACAATCATCTACGAGGGACTTGCGTTTGTTACAATCCGTGGCGCTGGACACCAAGTTCCAACATTTACTCCTGGCCAAGCTCTACAGCTTCTCGCACACTTCTTGGCTAACCAGGATTTGCCTTCTACAGCATTCTAG